A single region of the Patescibacteria group bacterium genome encodes:
- a CDS encoding saccharopine dehydrogenase C-terminal domain-containing protein: MTSKKRRYALVGAGLQGQAIAYDLLQDAKTSGLTIVDRDLAALKEIGKHLRCGSDCDHRVALIEADCRDQQAMAEIFRGHDVVIAAASYELNLGLMQAAFEAGAHFCDLGGNNDVVERQFALDDEAKRRGLKAVPDCGVAPGAVSIITRLGIDRLGQMPDTVKIRVGGLPASPEGLLKYALAFSVRGLFNECLEPTEILRGGQLVKVPSLTGLERQRFEGLGALEAAFTSGGSSTLAKTFAGLIENLDYKTLRYPGHWRIWTMLRELGYLGEQEILVDGAAVNPRRLSEALFEKILPHAVEDLLVLRVILKHGRQEVRYDMIDRRSSAAPGHSAMQRTTGYSAAIIAKMLATGEIADLGVLRQELSVPAARFAEEWRARGLILQEIIK; this comes from the coding sequence ATGACATCCAAGAAGCGCAGATACGCCCTCGTCGGCGCCGGTCTTCAGGGACAAGCGATCGCTTATGACCTGCTGCAGGATGCGAAAACGTCCGGTCTGACCATCGTCGACCGCGACCTCGCCGCTCTCAAAGAGATCGGCAAACATCTGCGATGCGGCTCCGATTGCGACCACCGCGTCGCCCTGATCGAGGCCGACTGCCGCGACCAGCAGGCCATGGCTGAGATCTTCCGCGGCCACGATGTGGTCATCGCCGCGGCGAGCTACGAGCTCAATCTCGGACTCATGCAGGCTGCTTTCGAAGCCGGCGCCCATTTCTGCGACCTGGGAGGCAACAACGACGTCGTCGAGCGGCAATTCGCCCTGGACGATGAAGCCAAACGGCGTGGCCTCAAGGCTGTGCCGGACTGCGGCGTGGCCCCCGGAGCGGTCAGCATCATCACGCGCCTCGGGATCGACCGCTTGGGACAGATGCCGGACACGGTCAAGATCCGCGTCGGCGGTTTGCCGGCCTCGCCCGAAGGGCTGCTCAAGTACGCGCTAGCCTTTTCGGTGCGCGGCCTGTTCAACGAATGCCTGGAGCCGACCGAGATCCTGCGCGGCGGCCAGCTCGTCAAAGTGCCGTCGCTCACCGGACTCGAGCGCCAGCGCTTCGAAGGCTTGGGCGCACTGGAAGCGGCTTTCACTTCCGGCGGTTCCTCGACGCTCGCCAAAACCTTCGCCGGCCTGATCGAGAACCTCGACTACAAGACCCTGAGGTATCCCGGCCACTGGCGGATCTGGACGATGCTGCGGGAACTGGGCTATCTCGGCGAACAAGAGATCCTGGTCGACGGCGCAGCGGTCAATCCGCGCCGGCTGTCCGAAGCTCTTTTCGAAAAGATCCTGCCGCACGCCGTCGAAGATCTGCTGGTGCTTCGGGTCATCCTGAAACACGGCCGACAAGAGGTCCGCTATGACATGATCGACCGCCGCAGCAGCGCGGCCCCCGGCCACTCGGCCATGCAGCGGACGACCGGCTACTCCGCGGCCATCATCGCCAAGATGCTGGCCACCGGCGAGATCGCCGACCTCGGCGTGCTGCGCCAGGAACTCAGCGTTCCGGCCGCGCGTTTCGCCGAAGAATGGCGAGCACGAGGCCTGATCCTGCAGGAGATCATCAAATAG
- a CDS encoding YggT family protein: protein MDSSNSPSTKPLYRGIQIVWYIFGAIEVLLAFRFVLKLLGANPLAGFTSFIYGATYVFAAPFLKVFRISTVADNIFEWTTLLAMFVYWVLAVGIIKLLLIGKTVSTPEAAAKLNEQEKK, encoded by the coding sequence ATGGATTCTTCTAATTCTCCGAGCACGAAACCTCTCTACCGCGGCATCCAGATCGTCTGGTACATCTTCGGGGCCATTGAAGTCCTGTTGGCGTTCCGTTTTGTCTTGAAGCTATTGGGGGCGAACCCTCTCGCCGGCTTCACCAGTTTTATTTATGGCGCGACCTACGTTTTTGCCGCTCCCTTCCTCAAGGTCTTCCGGATATCGACAGTGGCGGACAATATCTTTGAATGGACGACGCTTCTGGCGATGTTCGTCTACTGGGTGCTGGCCGTCGGCATCATCAAACTGCTCCTGATCGGCAAGACAGTATCGACGCCGGAAGCCGCGGCGAAACTTAACGAACAAGAGAAGAAATAA
- a CDS encoding phage holin family protein, with product MRLLIRWIIAALAILATAYVLPGVTVSSFFVAMVVAAMLGVVNAFIRPVLLLLTLPINILTLGLFTFVINALMVMLVANIVPGYKIASFWWALAFSLLLSLIMNVLDGVLERK from the coding sequence ATGCGATTACTCATTCGTTGGATCATCGCGGCTCTGGCCATTCTGGCGACAGCCTACGTGCTGCCTGGCGTGACCGTCAGCAGTTTCTTCGTCGCCATGGTCGTGGCGGCGATGCTCGGCGTCGTGAACGCTTTCATCCGGCCGGTACTGCTTCTACTGACGCTTCCGATCAACATCCTGACCCTGGGTCTCTTTACCTTCGTCATCAACGCGCTCATGGTCATGCTGGTGGCGAACATCGTCCCCGGATATAAGATCGCGAGTTTCTGGTGGGCGCTGGCGTTCAGCCTACTGCTCTCGCTGATCATGAACGTACTCGACGGAGTTCTGGAACGCAAGTGA